TCACTCATATTTAAGATGGATGTGTTCTGCCAATACTCTATGCCGACTTTTAGAGTTGCTAGAAGTTAACAGAAAAAAAGTCTTAAAATGACAAACCCCTTTGAGGCGAGCCTTCAAAGccatctttcttttaactttcATGGATACCTTagcttattttcttttgttggtgACTTCAGTAAATGTGTACAGGTTCCTTGATATATATTTCAAACGAGTTATCTGTTTTATATGTCACTTTCTGTTATGGCCTGTGAGTTAACCTTGGAATACATATTGTCTTTAACTGCTGATTTCAAGATATAAATATACATCTAATATGTCCTACGGAAATGTTGTGCAACTGTTTCTGGATGACTCTTTGCACTCTCTTAATTCTTCAGTGTTATTCACGTTAGTCATCTTAGCGTGGCTACAGGAATTGGTCAGAACTCCACTTTTGTTACATATcggttataatatatatatatgcataaaGATATTACATTTACTACGCAATATACATTTTCGATCAGGAAAAATTATTGATAAGAAGCTACGTACTCATCTAGCCCGCGCAATTGCGCGGGTTTACAGAACTTGTACTCTTATATATAGACAATATCTCGCATGATTTCAGCCATTTTTCCACACTCTTATATTGCACACTAATAACCAGCCTATATTTTAGAAATGCGGAAGTATATGTGAAATTTTTCCCACTAGCCACTGAAACTAGGGCAAAGAAGAGACTAGGGACTAAGGTTTGAAGTTGTAACATTCTCTTTTGAAAACAATTGCTGGTTGGTCTTGTGGTCCTGCGAATCCGTGTTGAGCAACGGATAGACTAACCGATCCATGTGTATGGCACTTTGAAAAGTATAGGCAACACCAACATATCTCTTTGCTCGTGTCACAATCATATAAAGCTCATGACTGGATACAAACAGTACGATCTTGCATCACATGATGGCGATCGATCGTAACCTGATCAGTCATATATTGATGTCCTCTTTATATGTACTCTTTGTTCATCATTGATCAAAAAAACATGGCTCGTGGATGCCATAATGTCTCATTTTCTCTCAACTCTTTTTCCCCACTGTTGAAGCGAGTTGACTCCTCACCCGTGTTCTCAAATCCGCAGTTGCCCGGTTGAGGTCTACTAAGTGTCTAATAATTGCCACCTACAACACTCATGCCGGCTTAAACATATGTCTTGAAGTAGTGATGCTTGCAATGGCCCAATTTTGCCACCCCTAACTTAAGTGAGAATGTACATGTAGGCCCTTTTCTTGATGAATGCCGGAGTTGGAAGGGTATCAAAGATTTGATTGGTGTGATGTCGAGAGCAGTGCTACTATTTAGTGTTGGTTGACATCAAAGTTATTAGCTGAGCCAATCCCAGAGGCATGCATTAAAAAGCAGATTGAATGAATTCATGTACAACCACTACTTTCCCACCACCACCCCAATATTTCTTAAATGTAGCAAGGAAGATAGCTAGATATGGTTTTTCATTTCACGCTTCTAAAGATAGCTTTACATTTTTAGATTAAGAGATCATGCCTGATCTGAGATGCAATGATGTTACTCATCATACAGCAGCTTTTGAACGAACCGCTCTCCATTTTACAGTTCAGATACGAGGGATTTAAGGAGAAAGCGTGGAACTTAAGATAGTTCAGATTAATATAGTAATTCAGGGTAGGATTTAGTGGGACAAATGGCGAACTTCCGTTGAGAAAAATATGTTAGACCACCCATTTCAATTTCTCAATCGTCTGTAAAAGCTTTTAGTTAAATGAATAGAAAAATAGCAGTGGCAAAAGAACTTTTAGAGTTGCACTTTCTAGTCTGTAGTCTACAAAGAGAATTCTTGTTGAAGCCTTGAGGGAATGTTCATTAGAAGATTCTTTGAAACTCTCTTTCGCAACCCAATTTTTGATTGTTAATAATACCACAATTAGCAGCATAGATAACAAAAAGATATGAAGAGATAGATATTGCCATATCGGTGAGGAAAAGAGTCATTGGTTAACAAGTATTTTTAACGTATGTATGATGTCCTCATTGGTTGTCTACTTTAGTAGATTTCAACAAGAAAAACACTCGGTGTTAACAAGTTCTTGATTATCCCACTCCCACTGATGGAAACAATATTAGAGTGAATGTCATTCtgtaaaaaaacaaaagatttgGAGGGGTAAAGAAAATGAAAGTTTGATGATTGAAGGACTATTTGGCTGCTAGCTAGCTCCTATGATATAAAGTCAAATAGTTGGGAGTTAAAAGTCTTGTCAGAGTCAGACCCCATATAATGGTCAATGACCATCTTTGACTCCAACACTCCGTAGTCCATACCTTGTGCCTGAAAGTCCAATATGATTGCACAATAAATACTGAGAGAGCATTTAAAGCTCTTCCTCCTAGTCTTGTTTCAATTTCTAACCCCATCCATGATTAAACTTGAGGTAACTTATTAAATGAAGTAATTGGAGGTGTCATTTAAACTTCCTTCACACCTCATTACAAATAACAGAGGAGGGAGAAGAAGAGTTAAAGCTCTCCCTGAATCCGTCTCTCTCCCTCTAAATGCAGAGAAAATGGGTAACTTGTGTTGCTGTTTGTCAcctaaaaaagagaaaaagaaactaTCAAAACGTTtctcaaattcaacaacacaacaaTCAGGGATAATAAGTTCAAGTAATAGGTGGAACAGAATAAGAAATCCTTCAAAAAGAGAGAAAATTGAAGACGCGCAAATTCAAGAACAAGCAATTGCTGCAGCTATACTAttcaaacaacatcaacaacaacaacaacaacaaaatgaaGGAGGAACTTCTATTCCATTTGATCGTTCTACTTCGTTGAGACATTcagcttcttcaagaaaacaatcttTGCCTAGAAGTTCTAGTACCAGAGCTCGTTCATCTACTGATCCGCTGCTTCCACCTTATCAACTGGTTTGATTTTCTTATTCTAAATCCcaagtaaaaataaaatattgatactatcaaaaaaaaaatctaatctttttttttttaattgatatAGGATGCAATAAACGTTGATGATTTGGAGACGAAACATTTTGTCCTTGTTCATGGAGGTGGATTTGGTGCTTGGTGTTGGTATAAAACTATAACACTTCTAACAGAAGCTGGATTTAAGGTTGATGCAATAGATTTAACGGGTGCTGGAGTTAATTCATTTGTGACTGATAGTGTTACAAGTCTTTCTCAGTATGTGAACCCACTCACTAATTTCATTCAGAAACATGATGATAAGGAAAAGGTTTGATCTCTATCAACGAATCCATAGATTTCATCGGCTTTAAAATGTTTACATAATGTAGGCAATGCTTAATTTATGAAAAGTTTGGATTTGATGCAGGTGATCCTGGTGGCTCATGATCTTGGTGGTGCGTGTATCTCATATGTAATGGAGTTGTTCCCATTAAAGGTTGCCAAAGCTATTTTTGTTGCTGCAGCAATGTTAACGAGTGGGCAAAGTACTCTTGATATGTTCACCCAACAGGTTTGTTTTTGACATCTAGTTTCCATCTCCTTTCCATGTAAGAATTTAGACTGTACCAAGTATTCTTTTCtgcatgatatgaaatcgaaAATTGGCGTGCGTATACAATTTATAAATTTCACTTCAATA
This genomic stretch from Papaver somniferum cultivar HN1 chromosome 5, ASM357369v1, whole genome shotgun sequence harbors:
- the LOC113281828 gene encoding putative methylesterase 11, chloroplastic encodes the protein MGNLCCCLSPKKEKKKLSKRFSNSTTQQSGIISSSNRWNRIRNPSKREKIEDAQIQEQAIAAAILFKQHQQQQQQQNEGGTSIPFDRSTSLRHSASSRKQSLPRSSSTRARSSTDPLLPPYQLDAINVDDLETKHFVLVHGGGFGAWCWYKTITLLTEAGFKVDAIDLTGAGVNSFVTDSVTSLSQYVNPLTNFIQKHDDKEKVILVAHDLGGACISYVMELFPLKVAKAIFVAAAMLTSGQSTLDMFTQQAGPDGLMPQAQTFIYANGNDHAPTAIELNKSLLKDLLFNQSPTKDVALASVSMRSIPFAPVLEKLSLTDENHGAVRKFYIETTEDNAIPLSRQQSMITANPPEQVYRLKGADHSPFFSKPQALHKLLVEISRIPSVQSTCT